In a genomic window of Aquamicrobium sp.:
- a CDS encoding winged helix-turn-helix domain-containing protein — protein MTTIPNLKARHHLIALSGLGGGTGGTGGAMRRPQLLRTINDLGFVQVDSVNVLERAHHHILFSRGTGYRRTDLSALIEKDRSLFENWTHDASIIPASFFPYWKHRFAREKARLRSRWKSHFGAEDFDLDIARVNDRIARDGPAMARDFEGDKPGSGWWDWHPSKAALEYMWRTGELAIARREGFQKVYDLAERVIPPEHFSAEVDHDAFVDWACRQALTRLGFATRGEIAGFWALLTPQEVDEWIARNRAELTPVRVETVDGGKPRAAFALPGMAEAALDAPAPPDKVRIVSPFDPLMRDRARMERLFGFSYRIEIFVPEAKRQYGYYVYPVLRGERMAGRIDVKAERERDALVVRAFWPEAGVKPSKALLAKLGAELERLRRFAGLGRIDFADDWLRLS, from the coding sequence ATGACGACGATTCCCAACCTCAAGGCCCGCCATCACCTCATCGCGCTCAGCGGCCTCGGCGGCGGCACAGGGGGCACCGGGGGCGCGATGCGCCGGCCGCAGCTGCTGCGCACGATCAACGACCTCGGCTTCGTCCAGGTCGACAGCGTCAACGTGCTGGAGCGCGCGCATCACCACATCCTGTTCTCGCGCGGTACGGGCTATCGCCGAACGGACCTTTCGGCACTCATCGAGAAGGACAGGAGCCTGTTCGAGAACTGGACGCATGACGCCTCGATCATCCCCGCGAGCTTCTTTCCCTATTGGAAGCATCGCTTCGCCCGGGAGAAGGCGCGGCTGCGCAGCCGCTGGAAAAGCCATTTCGGGGCCGAGGATTTCGACCTCGACATCGCCCGCGTCAATGACCGCATCGCCCGCGACGGCCCGGCGATGGCGCGCGACTTCGAGGGCGACAAGCCGGGCAGCGGCTGGTGGGACTGGCATCCGTCCAAGGCGGCGCTCGAATATATGTGGCGCACCGGCGAACTGGCGATCGCCCGGCGCGAGGGCTTCCAGAAGGTTTACGACCTTGCGGAGCGGGTCATCCCGCCGGAGCATTTTTCCGCCGAGGTCGATCACGACGCGTTCGTCGACTGGGCCTGCCGGCAGGCGCTGACCCGTCTCGGCTTCGCCACGCGCGGCGAGATCGCCGGCTTCTGGGCGCTGCTGACGCCGCAGGAGGTCGACGAATGGATCGCGCGGAACCGCGCCGAGCTGACGCCGGTCAGGGTCGAGACCGTCGACGGGGGCAAGCCGCGCGCCGCCTTCGCCCTGCCCGGCATGGCCGAGGCCGCGCTCGATGCCCCTGCCCCGCCCGACAAGGTGCGCATCGTCAGCCCGTTCGACCCGCTGATGCGCGACCGGGCGCGGATGGAGCGGCTGTTCGGCTTCTCCTACCGCATCGAGATCTTCGTGCCGGAGGCGAAGCGGCAATATGGCTACTACGTCTATCCCGTGCTGCGCGGCGAGCGCATGGCCGGGCGCATCGACGTCAAGGCCGAGCGCGAGCGCGACGCGCTCGTCGTGCGCGCGTTCTGGCCGGAAGCGGGCGTGAAGCCGTCGAAGGCGCTGCTCGCCAAGCTCGGGGCCGAGCTGGAGCGGCTGCGCCGCTTCGCCGGTCTCGGCCGGATCGACTTCGCCGACGACTGGCTGC
- a CDS encoding DUF3126 family protein, whose translation MKPDEIRKLDAYFKRTFQNPQLQVKARPRKDDSCELYLGEEFLGIIFKDDDDGDLSYNFSMAILDVDLE comes from the coding sequence TTGAAACCCGACGAAATCAGGAAGCTCGACGCCTACTTCAAGCGTACGTTCCAGAACCCGCAGCTTCAGGTCAAGGCGCGGCCGCGCAAGGACGATTCGTGCGAGCTCTATCTCGGCGAGGAGTTCCTCGGCATCATCTTCAAGGACGATGACGACGGCGACCTGTCCTACAATTTCTCGATGGCGATCCTCGACGTCGACCTCGAATAG
- the cysE gene encoding serine O-acetyltransferase, which yields MSGANAARHNSVKPVDPIWSAVRREATEAVENDPLLAAFLYATVLNHDRLEDAVIHRLAERLDHPDLGADLIRQTYQAMLRDEPEWGTTVRIDIQAYYDRDPACDRFLMPILYFKGFHAIQTHRLAHWLWNNGRKDFALYLQSRSSAIFQTDIHPAAHMGKGIFIDHATGLVIGETARVGDNVSILHGVTLGGTGKAAGDRHPKIGNGVLIGAGATILGNIEVGFCSRVAAGSVLLQSVPNNRTVAGVPARIVGETGCDEPSRAMDQLLSGEG from the coding sequence ATGAGCGGCGCAAACGCGGCCAGGCACAATTCGGTCAAGCCGGTCGACCCGATCTGGAGCGCGGTGAGGCGCGAAGCGACGGAAGCGGTGGAGAACGATCCGCTGCTCGCCGCCTTCCTCTATGCCACGGTGCTCAACCACGACAGGCTGGAGGACGCCGTCATCCACCGCCTCGCCGAGCGGCTCGACCATCCCGACCTCGGCGCCGACCTGATCCGCCAGACCTATCAGGCGATGCTGCGCGACGAGCCCGAATGGGGCACGACGGTGCGCATCGACATCCAGGCCTATTACGACCGCGACCCGGCCTGCGACCGCTTCCTGATGCCGATCCTCTATTTCAAGGGCTTCCACGCCATCCAGACCCATCGGCTCGCCCATTGGCTGTGGAACAACGGACGCAAGGATTTCGCGCTCTACCTGCAAAGCCGCTCCTCGGCCATCTTCCAGACCGACATCCACCCGGCGGCCCACATGGGCAAGGGCATCTTCATCGACCATGCCACCGGCCTCGTCATCGGCGAGACGGCGCGGGTGGGCGACAACGTCTCCATCCTCCACGGCGTCACGCTCGGCGGCACTGGCAAGGCGGCGGGCGACCGCCACCCCAAGATCGGCAACGGCGTGCTGATCGGGGCGGGCGCGACGATCCTCGGCAACATCGAGGTCGGTTTCTGCTCGCGCGTCGCGGCGGGCTCGGTGCTCCTGCAATCGGTACCGAACAACCGCACCGTCGCCGGCGTGCCGGCGCGGATCGTCGGCGAGACGGGCTGCGACGAGCCCTCGCGCGCCATGGACCAGCTCCTGAGCGGCGAAGGCTGA
- a CDS encoding enoyl-CoA hydratase-related protein — translation MISENGQTGFLKTDRGDGVVTLTIDRPARKNAMTQGMWREMAVLFHGLAGDASVRAVVLRGAGGDFCAGADIGEFETVRGNAQSARRYEAENSAAFAAIRDCPVPTIAAIGGICFGGGFGIATGCDIRIASTEALFSVPAAKLGLAYPVDAMADIVHAVGPQVAKYMTYSAARLDARAALDAGFLLEIVETGGLFARADELAATIAANAPLSIRASKASIRAVLSADPADAVHASTLGDITFESADYAEGRAAFREKRPARFRGC, via the coding sequence ATGATCAGCGAAAACGGGCAAACGGGTTTCCTGAAAACGGATCGCGGCGACGGCGTCGTCACCCTCACCATCGACCGCCCTGCACGCAAGAACGCGATGACTCAAGGCATGTGGCGCGAGATGGCGGTGCTGTTCCACGGCCTTGCCGGGGACGCGTCGGTGCGCGCCGTCGTCCTGCGCGGCGCGGGCGGCGATTTCTGCGCCGGGGCCGACATCGGCGAGTTCGAGACCGTGCGCGGCAATGCGCAGAGCGCGCGCCGCTACGAGGCGGAGAATTCGGCCGCCTTCGCCGCGATCCGCGACTGCCCGGTGCCGACCATCGCCGCCATCGGCGGCATCTGCTTCGGCGGCGGCTTCGGCATTGCCACCGGCTGCGACATCCGGATCGCCTCGACTGAGGCCCTGTTCAGCGTGCCGGCGGCGAAGCTCGGCCTCGCCTATCCGGTCGACGCCATGGCCGACATCGTCCACGCGGTCGGGCCGCAGGTGGCGAAATACATGACCTATTCAGCCGCCCGCCTCGACGCGCGGGCCGCGCTCGATGCCGGATTCCTGCTCGAGATCGTCGAGACCGGCGGGCTTTTCGCGCGCGCCGACGAGCTCGCCGCGACCATCGCCGCCAACGCGCCGCTTTCGATCCGCGCGTCCAAGGCGTCGATCCGCGCCGTCCTGAGCGCCGACCCGGCCGATGCCGTCCACGCCTCGACCCTCGGCGACATCACGTTCGAGAGCGCCGACTACGCCGAGGGCCGCGCCGCCTTCCGCGAAAAGCGCCCTGCCCGCTTTCGCGGTTGCTGA